One part of the Streptomyces lydicus genome encodes these proteins:
- a CDS encoding glycosyltransferase family 2 protein, which yields MTSPPDDARSQGSFDPSATTRLRVPRQHWQRRAQRGPLPRYDYEHYSRLAGPLTDPDPDRPYRVRYRSLLAGEPHRLRATLLLGAAPLVSLGLLAWLLQPAHWTQRDYPEYPFLPALDTVMLVSIGLIEFFRCMNVLSNAHATLVARDPVPVIPERGTRVAFLTSFVPGKEPLDMVTRTLQAAVRVRHRGPLHVWLLDEGDDPQVKEVCRRLGVHHFSRKGVPEWNQAKGPHRAKTKHGNYNAWLDAHGDDYDFFASVDTDHVPLPNYLERMLGFFRDPDVGFVIGPQVYGNYDTFVTKAAESQQFLFHALIQRAGNRYGAPMFVGTSNAVRISALKQIGGLYDSITEDMATGFEMHRHRNPATGRKWRSVYTPDVLAVGEGPTAWTDFFTQQLRWSRGTYETILKQFWKAPFTLSPGRFFNYAMMVIFYPMSALNWILAALSCALFLGLGASGVQIDPAVWMMLYGNASALQIGLYVWNRRHNVSPHEPEGSGGVAGMVMSAMSAPIYARSLFDAVLRRKSRFVVTPKGDSSSPDTLFGTFRVHLFFLVVFGGSLGASFALGHSHPAMIIWASLALLITAAPIVAWRAGVRSARRRAAAGADDGRAASTAEAAAGGPDATTTAAGAPATSEQTLQIALGGRHT from the coding sequence ATGACATCGCCGCCTGACGATGCCCGGTCGCAGGGCTCCTTCGATCCGTCCGCGACGACTCGCCTGCGCGTGCCGCGCCAGCACTGGCAGCGCCGCGCCCAGCGGGGGCCGCTGCCGCGCTACGACTACGAGCACTACAGCCGGCTGGCCGGGCCGCTCACCGATCCCGACCCGGACCGCCCCTACCGGGTCCGCTACCGCTCCCTGCTGGCCGGCGAGCCGCACCGCCTCCGCGCGACGCTGCTGCTGGGCGCCGCGCCGCTGGTCTCGCTGGGGCTGCTCGCCTGGCTGCTGCAGCCCGCCCACTGGACCCAACGCGACTATCCCGAATATCCGTTCCTGCCGGCGCTGGACACCGTGATGCTGGTGTCGATCGGGCTGATCGAGTTCTTCCGCTGCATGAACGTGCTGTCCAACGCGCACGCCACCCTCGTCGCCCGCGACCCCGTCCCGGTGATACCGGAGCGCGGCACCCGCGTCGCCTTCCTCACCTCGTTCGTGCCCGGCAAGGAACCGCTGGACATGGTGACGCGAACCCTCCAGGCGGCGGTCCGGGTGCGCCACCGCGGTCCGCTGCACGTCTGGCTGCTGGACGAGGGCGACGACCCGCAGGTCAAGGAGGTCTGCCGGCGGCTGGGGGTGCACCACTTCAGCCGCAAGGGCGTACCGGAGTGGAATCAAGCCAAGGGTCCGCATCGCGCCAAAACCAAGCACGGCAACTACAACGCCTGGCTGGACGCCCACGGGGACGACTACGACTTCTTCGCCTCCGTCGACACCGACCACGTCCCGCTGCCCAACTACCTGGAGCGGATGCTGGGCTTCTTCCGCGATCCGGACGTCGGTTTCGTGATCGGCCCGCAGGTGTACGGGAACTACGACACCTTCGTCACCAAGGCGGCCGAGTCCCAGCAGTTCCTCTTCCACGCGCTGATCCAGCGGGCCGGAAACCGCTACGGCGCCCCCATGTTCGTCGGGACCTCCAACGCCGTACGCATCAGCGCACTGAAACAGATCGGCGGCCTGTACGACTCGATCACCGAGGACATGGCGACCGGATTCGAGATGCACCGGCACCGCAATCCGGCCACCGGACGGAAATGGCGGTCGGTCTACACCCCGGACGTCCTCGCGGTCGGCGAGGGGCCCACGGCCTGGACGGACTTCTTCACCCAGCAGCTGCGCTGGTCGCGCGGGACGTACGAGACGATCCTCAAGCAGTTCTGGAAGGCGCCGTTCACGCTGTCGCCGGGCCGGTTCTTCAACTACGCCATGATGGTGATCTTCTACCCGATGTCGGCGCTGAACTGGATCCTGGCGGCGCTCAGTTGCGCGCTGTTCCTGGGACTCGGCGCCTCCGGCGTCCAGATCGACCCTGCGGTGTGGATGATGCTCTACGGCAACGCCTCCGCGCTGCAGATCGGGCTGTACGTGTGGAACCGCCGGCACAACGTCTCGCCGCACGAACCCGAGGGGTCCGGAGGCGTCGCCGGCATGGTGATGTCGGCGATGTCCGCGCCGATCTACGCCCGGTCGCTGTTCGACGCGGTGCTGCGCCGCAAGAGCAGGTTCGTGGTGACGCCGAAGGGCGACTCCTCCAGCCCGGACACCCTGTTCGGCACCTTCCGGGTGCACCTCTTCTTCCTCGTCGTCTTCGGCGGCTCGCTGGGTGCCTCGTTCGCCCTGGGACACAGCCACCCGGCGATGATCATCTGGGCGTCGCTGGCCCTGCTGATCACGGCGGCACCGATCGTCGCCTGGCGGGCGGGCGTACGGAGCGCGAGACGGCGGGCCGCGGCCGGCGCGGACGACGGCCGGGCCGCCTCCACGGCTGAGGCCGCCGCCGGTGGACCGGACGCCACGACGACGGCCGCCGGAGCGCCGGCCACCTCCGAACAGACCCTGCAGATCGCCCTTGGGGGACGTCACACATGA